A stretch of the Salvelinus fontinalis isolate EN_2023a chromosome 22, ASM2944872v1, whole genome shotgun sequence genome encodes the following:
- the LOC129819499 gene encoding histone-lysine N-methyltransferase ASH1L-like isoform X2, which produces MDQRTQGGPATPPPLLTTAPPGEREKEGGGGKKDEEEEKKEEREGSQRDSSAAAGGGGGSGEQQPPQFSVKETSLHEGNVKLKIGLQAKRMKKPPKILENYVCRPAFRATVRPSGRGGGRGSRGGVGTGDGGNQTQSPPHGRDREQSPGMNRPIPLSSSPSAAAPIPPPTVPAPSTTSPSPVNGSTPAKRGLPKLACKSDKSEAKSDGKSAASTERPLNLHRPLADGKTHHASGKKTPTSQTKSPTSSPSPPAPPSPEPSVEAATKPPGYTYNSEGLREKDRGVPSWGAPTVTEKLAQLIATCPPSKSTKVKPPKTTSSPTTHTTSNFMAPTPKQRDRAMANRATYSRAVHLAPPPPVSRPPGRPYGSRNNKDNVLEKSSTPPGKEEADGASKSGSSNNSNSSRSSSPTLTYGGGNNHQDNNDRNSNGVKPIQSRLTHCPPPHSVSSSSPSPPRLSSCSSSEKRTGSGPSRQGSPASQGHHSRDRDSPFQAEERESSEREQERDRDGPRDLTKCSLPSALGKQEAKDKGANQSLRGERGKSLSPSKRSPNTIKCNPNPNKRSPNRERDGHTSGTSSPPESVRRTASPPEPAGNHSPPPLRDESPGYESLGSPPEQENKPLKKRRGRKPRWTRVVNRTQRAGQYSPVDQCETIMPLFSSGLDTPPPLRRPVGRPPNPNKVKPPAVSQLFPQPARKRGRPKSKMPRLDAPTRGRPPHKLAPSKVFSLHRSKEEQDPPVLHPEVDLNPPKPMPRKRGRPKRLPPTLPQEGQPPTLAPEAGDGKQFRTKGNGQLIMKTIIGKINKMKSVKRKRFLSQILLGPGSGPEQEPPRGTASGVVGQVAAATQSLSSLAASFGGKLGPQINVSKKGTIYMGKRRGRKPKAPTNLSLAAPTPPTEGPFLSPNTTSPLHHHQSQPQHQLPSAEVFPSPSLSQSSGGQSPISDSCFVAPGAVHFLTHPHFHSHGHHSFPFPPPTFSAPSPRTLGPLGSSAAVASQKKSCRGYHHHHHHYRQHYHYRKLSPPRPLHPTSPAPLSELKEATPSPVSESHSEETVPSDSGIGTDNNSTSDRGEKAGGASGLGSVGIPPGMASGLLMPGVMGSAVGVGVGLNPRGGLRHSSSVLLEHPSPSPSPLGARSSPDPRRPHLATPPSALVGHKEKHKHKCKRRSHGCPGYDKLKRQKRKRKKKYLQLRSRRQDPDFLAELDEIVVRLSEIRIAHRTPALRLGSGLGMPPGAAGAGRVPGAVGRATGAIGGAGGPPPHHYLHRDLLPTIFRINFSGYYSPHPSYPCDSLHYVRKPDLKKKRGRPPKLRESMSDVPFVHGLGFPLSSGGFYHPSYSVPYSSGPLGLGYYRGYPPASALYPHHQNSHSAPSHHSHHSPSFPPPPPPSYVHHHHPSHLLLNPSKFHKKKHKLLRQEFLGGGRSPVLYPAMSSELSFGWHHKHKHRHKHQERCAEDDGEEGGGESRGGAEISESPGSGRGERGAGMAESLQRCRFGRDSTPTTTSANKQATATSANSPSSSSSSSAERYKRKETSLSFLGPSRLAQGSARPRGHQHVESWFRMGSSEADYAKLSRNPAAVGQGPFTDGQGEDPAGCSDSEEEDEEPLTPTDEADPKSQDPPHHTNLFATALTPTLLRGGRVRKGGAAESSNFTRMERMLRKEHSTLAERREMGGTSSVQTRADHSTPEDHLRQQHHHPPLFHSSSSACLSHCGHNSPSQGCCLDDDASPPHHSHRAQPSKHSLHHVNKILRAKKLQRQARTGNNMVKKRGPGRPRKHPLPSPPPSPPPLAEVTQTRHRERGGGAWKGDTVTDAIESVVQGQFRKGQKRKHWERDREEEEEEEEVEERALDREENLGGLGVRASAEGGSGWLTQEELHRFRSALEGKPDGPSPECPGTVSMEQAPPMPITSQREKRAARPPKKKFQKAGLYSDVYKSADPRSQLLQMKKEKLEYTPGEHEYGLFPAPIHVGKYLRQKRIDFQLPYDILWLWKHDQLYEKPDVPLYKKIRSNVYVDVKPVSGYEATTCNCRPSGEAIDRGCLDECLNRMSFAECSPGTCPCGEQCDNQHIQRHEWVQCLERFRAEGKGWGIRTKEPLRSGQFIIEYLGEVVSEHEFRSRMMEQYFAHSGQYCLNLDSGMVIDSYRMGNEARFINHSCEPNCEMQKWSVNGVYRIGLFALKDMSSGTELTYDYNFHSFNTEEQQVCKCGSEGCRGIIGGKSQRINGMPGKTGGARRLGRLKEKRKSKHQLKKRVREEDSSDSSKFYPHLLMKPMSNRERNFVLKHCVFLLRNWEKMREKQELLKREGEREASGGLSIYTRWGGVIRDDGNIKSDVFLTQFSALQTSRSVRTRRLAAAEENTEVTRTARLAHIFKEICDMITSYKDSAGQTLAAPLVNLPSRKRNTQYYEKVSDPLDLSTIEKQITTGHYKTVEAFDTDMLKVFRNAEKYYGRKSSVGRDVCRLRKAYYGARHEAAVQIDEIVGETASEADSSDSLERDHAHHHHHHGGGWPGSHDKDDDIIRCICGMYKDEGLMIQCEKCMVWQHFDCMRLEAEVEHYLCEQCDPRPVDREVPMLPQPSYAQSGSIYYICLLRDELLLHQGDCVYLMRDSRRTPEGQPVRQSYRLLSHVNRDKLDIFRIEKLWKSEKGERFAFGHHYFRPHETHHSPSRRFYHNELFRVPLYEIIPLEAVVGTCCVLDLYTYCKGRPKGVKEQDVYICDYRLDKSAHLFYKIHRNRFPVCTKPYAFNHFPKRLAPKRDFSPHYVPDNYKRNGGRSAWKSERPKGVGGACEDDASPCDQGDDFRPESENGRVVAGDMDTAHEEPTLPTAAQPTRPDGPREGEEEEAGQEVEEHRELEEGTAERGVDVLELLPSMSSSPLHHSGLGRREAQRDRLNKILLDLLHRTPNKNAIDVTYLLEEGSGRRLRRRTLGFGDFVVRK; this is translated from the exons ATGGATCAGAGGACTCAGGGGGGGCCTGCTACTCCACCCCCCCTCCTCACCACTGCTCCCccaggagagcgagagaaggaaggaggaggtgggaagaaagatgaggaggaggagaagaaggaggagagagaggggtcgcAGAGGGACTCCTCTGCTGCTGCAGGTGGAGGAGGGGGCTCCGGTGAGCAGCAGCCACCCCAGTTCTCTGTCAAAGAGACTAGCCTCCATGAGGGCAATGTCAAACTCAAGATTGGCCTGCAGGCAAAACGCATGAAGAAGCCACCCAAGATTCTGGAGAACTACGTGTGTCGGCCAGCCTTCAGGGCTACCGTGAGACCAAGCGGGCGCGGAGGTGGCCGGGGGAGCCGCGGAGGAGTAGGGACAGGCGACGGAGGCAACCAGACCCAGAGTCCTCCACACGGCAGGGACAGAGAGCAGAGTCCTGGCATGAACCGACCCATCCCATtgtcttcatctccctctgctgCTGCCCCTATTCCTCCTCCAACTGTTCCTGCTCCTTCCACCACTTCACCCAGTCCAGTGAATGGGAGTACTCCAGCTAAACGG GGTCTTCCAAAACTGGCCTGCAAGTCGGACAAATCTGAGGCGAAGTCGGACGGGAAATCCGCCGCCTCTACGGAGAGACCGCTGAATCTTCATCGTCCTTTGGCAGACGGCAAAACGCATCATGCCTCTGGGAAGAAGACGCCCACGTCCCAAACCAAGTCTCCTACCTCCTCGCCCTCCCCTCCTGCGCCCCCATCACCGGAACCCAGCGTGGAAGCCGCTACTAAACCTCCTGGGTACACTTACAACAGTGAGGGTCTGAGGGAGAAGGACCGGGGTGTTCCTAGTTGGGGCGCTCCTACTGTCACTGAGAAACTAGCGCAACTCATCGCCACCTGCCCTCCCTCAAAGTCCACCAAGGTGAAACCCCCCAAAACTACTTCCTCTCCCACCACCCACACCACTTCTAATTTTATGGCCCCCACCCCAAAGCAGCGAGACCGCGCTATGGCCAACAGGGCGACCTATTCTAGAGCGGTCCACCTAGCTCCACCCCCTCCCGTCTCGCGCCCTCCTGGCCGCCCCTATGGCTCCCGGAACAATAAAGACAATGTTTTGGAGAAGTCATCCACCCCGCCTGGGAAAGAGGAGGCAGATGGGGCCAGCAAGTCtggcagcagcaacaacagcaacagtagTCGCAGCAGCAGCCCCACATTAACTTACGGTGGCGGCAATAACCACCAGGACAACAACGACAGAAACAGTAATGGCGTGAAGCCAATACAGTCACGTCTTACTCACTGCCCACCGCCtcactctgtctcctcctcttccccttcacCACCTCGTTTGTCATCCTGCTCCTCTTCAGAGAAGAGGACGGGGAGCGGGCCAAGTCGCCAGGGCTCCCCTGCCTCTCAAGGACACCACTCCCGAGACCGAGACAGTCCCTTCCAGGCAGAGGAGCGGGAGAGCAGTGAGAGGGAGCAGGAGCGTGACCGGGACGGCCCCAGAGACTTAACCAAATGCTCCCTTCCTTCAGCATTAGGCAAGCAGGAGGCCAAGGACAAGGGGGCTAATCAGTCActcagaggggagagaggcaaGAGCTTGAGCCCCAGTAAACGCAGTCCCAACACCATTAAATGCAATCCCAACCCCAATAAACGCAGTCCCAACAGGGAAAGAGACGGTCACACCAGCGGTACCTCCAGTCCCCCGGAGTCTGTGAGACGGACTGCCTCGCCACCAGAGCCCGCCGGCAACCATTCACCCCCTCCTCTCAGAGACGAGTCCCCTGGATACGAGTCACTGGGCTCGCCCCCGGAGCAGGAGAACAAACCCCTGAAGAAGCGGCGAGGCAGAAAGCCCCGCTGGACCAGAGTAGTGAACCGGACACAGAGGGCGGGCCAGTACAGCCCCGTTGACCAGTGCGAAACCATCATGCCTTTATTCTCCTCAGGCCTTGATACTCCCCCGCCCCTACGCAGGCCTGTAGGACGGCCTCCTAACCCCAATAAGGTCAAGCCTCCCGCTGTGTCTCAACTCTTTCCTCAGCCAGCCAGGAAAAGGGGACGGCCCAAGTCTAAAATGCCAAGGCTGGATGCCCCCACTCGGGGACGTCCCCCTCACAAGCTGGCCCCCTCTAAGGTATTTTCTTTACACAGGTCGAAAGAGGAGCAGGACCCCCCTGTTCTCCATCCAGAGGTAGATCTGAATCCTCCCAAACCTATGCCCAGGAAGCGGGGGCGACCCAAACGCCTGCCCCCGACCTTGCCTCAGGAGGGTCAGCCCCCCACTCTGGCACCGGAAGCGGGGGACGGCAAACAGTTCCGGACCAAGGGCAACGGGCAGCTCATCATGAAGACTATCATAGGCAAGATCAACAAGATGAAGAGTGTCAAACGCAAACGGTTCCTCAGCCAGATCCTATTAGGACCAGGGTCCGGACCAGAGCAAGAGCCCCCCAGAGGAACTGCCAGtggggtggtgggccaggtagcaGCTGCAACCCAGTCTCTATCCTCCTTGGCTGCTTCTTTCGGAGGCAAACTGGGACCCCAGATCAACGTAAGCAAAAAGGGGACGATATATATGGGGAAAAGGAGAGGGCGCAAACCTAAAGCGCCAACAAATCTCTCGTTGGCAGCTCCAACACCACCCACCGAGGGGCCTTTCCTGTCCCCAAACACCACGTCGCCCCTCCACCACCATCAGTCTCAGCCGCAGCACCAGCTCCCGTCTGCCGAGGTGTtcccctccccctcactctcccAGTCCAGCGGAGGCCAGAGCCCCATCAGTGACTCCTGCTTTGTGGCGCCAGGGGCAGTGCACTTCCTGACGCACCCGCACTTCCACAGCCACGGCCACCACtcgttccccttccctcccccgacgttctcagccccctcccctCGCACTCTGGGCCCTCTGGGCTCCTCGGCTGCCGTGGCCTCCCAGAAGAAGTCGTGCCGTggctaccatcaccaccaccatcattacaggCAGCACTACCACTACCGTAAGCTATCCCCTCCTAGGcccctccaccccacctcccCTGCACCTCTGAGTGAGCTGAAGGAAGCCACTCCCTCTCCTGTCAGTGAGTCTCACAGTGAGGAGACTGTACCCAGCGACAGCGGCATAGGAACAGACAACAACAGCACTTCTGACCGGGGTGAGAAGGCTGGTGGGGCAAGTGGCCTAGGTAGCGTGGGGATACCACCTGGTATGGCCAGTGGACTGCTAATGCCAGGGGTGATGGGCTCAGCCGTGGGGGTAGGGGTTGGGCTAAACCCTCGCGGTGGACTAAGACACTCGTCCTCAGTGCTGCTGGAGCACCCCTCGCCCTCTCCGTCACCACTGGGGGCGAGGTCCTCACCAGACCCCCGCAGGCCCCATCTGGCGACCCCTCCCTCTGCACTAGTGGGCCACAAagagaaacacaagcacaaatgCAAGCGCCGGAGCCACGGCTGCCCGGGTTACGACAAGCTAAAGAGGCAGAAGCGCAAACGCAAGAAGAAGTACCTGCAGCTGCGCTCCCGGCGCCAGGACCCCGACTTCCTGGCCGAGCTGGATGAGATTGTGGTGAGGCTGAGTGAGATCAGGATAGCGCACCGCACCCCGGCGCTCAGGCTGGGCAGTGGGCTGGGGATGCCCCCGGGAGCTGCAGGGGCGGGCAGAGTACCAGGGGCGGTAGGCAGGGCCACTGGGGCCATAGGAGGCGCTGGCGGCCCCCCTCCTCATCACTACCTGCACAGAGACTTGCTTCCAACCATCTTCAGGATAAACTTCAGCGGCTACTACTCCCCCCACCCCTCGTACCCCTGTGACTCTCTGCACTATGTCCGCAAGCCAGACCTGAAGAAGAAACGCGGGCGCCCTCCCAAGCTGCGGGAGTCCATGTCAGACGTACCATTCGTTCATGGGCTGGGGTTCCCGCTATCTAGCGGTGGGTTCTACCACCCATCCTACAGTGTTCCATACTCCTCTGGTCCCCTTGGCCTGGGCTACTACAGAGGATACCCCCCAGCCAGTGCCCTGTACCCCCATCACCAGAACTCCCACTCTGCTCCATCCCACCACTCCCATcactccccctccttccccccaccacctcccccgtCCTACGTGCACCACCACCACCCGTCACACCTCCTGCTCAACCCCTCCAAATTTCACAAGAAGAAACACAAGCTGCTGAGACAGGAGTTCCTGGGTGGGGGTCGGTCTCCCGTGCTCTACCCGGCAATGTCCTCAGAGCTGTCGTTCGGCTGgcatcacaaacacaaacacagacacaaacaccaaGAGCGCTGCGCAGAGGACGacggggaagagggaggaggagagagccgAGGCGGAGCCGAAATTTCCGAGAGCCCGGGGTCAGGAAGGGGAGAACGCGGGGCCGGAATGGCCGAATCTCTGCAGCGCTGTCGCTTTGGAAGAGACTCCACCCCTactaccaccagtgccaacaaaCAAGCCACGGCCACCTCGGCCAACTCCCCTTCctcgtcttcctcttcctcagccGAGAGGTACAAGCGCAAGGAGACATCCCTGTCTTTCCTGGGGCCCTCTCGCCTGGCCCAGGGCAGTGCCAGGCCCAGGGGCCACCAACACGTCGAGTCCTGGTTCAGGATGGGCAGCTCCGAGGCAGACTACGCTAAGCTCTCCCGAAACCCCGCAGCGGTCGGCCAGGGCCCGTTCACAGACGGCCAGGGAGAAGATCCAGCGGGCTGCTCAGACAGCGAAGAGGAAGACGAGGAGCCCCTCACACCCACAGACGAGGCGGATCCCAAGTCCCAGGACCCCCCGCACCACACCAACCTGTTCGCCACCGCCCTAACCCCTACCTTGCTGAGAGGAGGACGAGTCAGGAAGGGAGGGGCGGCAGAGAGTTCTAACTTCACCCGGATGGAGCGGATGCTGAGAAAGGAGCACTCCACgttagcagagaggagagagatgg GCGGTACATCAAGTGTCCAGACCCGAGCCGACCACTCTACCCCTGAGGACCACCTCAGGcagcaacaccaccaccctcctctgTTTCACTCTTCCTCCTCCGCCTGCCTCTCTCACTGTGGCCACAACTCCCCATCCCAGGGCTGCTGCCTGGACGATGATGCCTCCCCGCCACACCACTCCCACCGGGCCCAGCCCTCCAAACACAGCCTGCACCACGTCAACAAGATCCTCCGTGCAAAGAAGCTTCAGAGACAGGCGAGGACAGGCAACAACATGGTCAAGAAGAGAGGCCCCGGGCGCCCCAGGAAGCATCCCCTGCCTTCCCCGCCCCCGTCGCCGCCCCCTCTGGCCGAAGTGACCCAGACCAGGCACCGGGAACGTGGAGGAGGAGCGTGGAAGGGGGACACTGTGACGGACGCGATCGAGTCGGTGGTCCAGGGCCAGTTCAGGAAAGGCCAGAAGAGGAAGcactgggagagagacagggaggaggaggaggaagaggaggaggtggaggaacgaGCTCTGGACAGGGAGGAGAACCTGGGTGGCCTGGGGGTGAGGGCCAGTGCTGAGGGAGGAAGTGGTTGGCTCACCCAAGAGGAGCTGCACCGCTTTCGCAG TGCTCTGGAGGGGAAACCAGATGGCCCCTCCCCGGAATGTCCGGGCACCGTCTCCATGGAACAAGCTCCACCCATGCCTATAACCAGCCAACGGGAAAAGAGAGCAGCCAGGCCTCCAAAGAAGAAGTTCCAAAAGGCGGGTCTCTACTCTGATGTGTACAAGTCGGCAGA TCCTCGTAGTCAGCTCCTGCAGATGAAGAAAGAGAAACTGGAGTACACACCTGGGGAACATGAGTATGGGCTTTTTCCTGCCCCTATTCATGTCG GAAAGTACCTAAGACAGAAGCGCATTGATTTCCAGTTGCCTTACGACATCTTGTGGCTGTGGAAACATGACCAG CTCTACGAGAAGCCCGATGTCCCCCTTTATAAAAAGATCAGATCAA ACGTCTATGTGGATGTGAAGCCTGTCTCGGGTTATGAAGCCACCACCTGTAACTGCAGGCCTTCCGGGGAAGCCATCGACAGAGGCTGCCTTGACGAATGCCTCAACAG GATGAGCTTTGCCGAGTGCTCCCCCGGCACTTGTCCATGCGGGGAGCAGTGTGACAACCAGCACATCCAGAGGCATGAGTGGGTGCAGTGCCTGGAGCGCTTCCGTGCCGAGGGCAAGGGCTGGGGCATCCGCACCAAGGAGCCCCTCCGCTCAGGCCAGTTCATCATCGAGTACCTGGGAGAGGTCGTCAGCGAGCACGAGTTCAG AAGTCGCATGATGGAGCAGTACTTCGCCCACAGCGGCCAATACTGTCTGAACCTGGACAGCGGCATGGTGATCGACAGCTACCGGATGGGCAACGAGGCTCGCTTCATCAACCACAGCTGTGAACCCAACTGTGAGATGCAGAAGTG GTCGGTGAATGGGGTGTACAGGATCGGCCTCTTTGCCCTCAAGGACATGAGCAGCGGCACGGAGCTCACCTACGACTACAACTTCCACTCCTTCAACACCGAAGAGCAG cAAGTGTGTAAATGTGGCTCAGAGGGCTGCCGGGGCATCATCGGAGGGAAAAGCCAGCGAATCAACGGGATGCCTGGAAAGACAGGCGGGGCACGGCGGCTGGGTCGACTCAAGGAGAAACGCAAGTCCAAGCACCAGCTGAAAAAACGAGTGCGT GAGGAGGATTCAAGTGACAGCAGCAAGTTTTATCCCCACCTTCTTATGAAACCCATGTCCAacagagagag GAACTTCGTGCTGAAGCACTGTGTGTTCCTACTGAGAAACTGGGAGAAGATGAGGGAGAAGCAGGAGCTGTTAAAGAGGGAAGGCGAGAGGGAGGCCAGTGGCGGCCTGTCCATCTACACACGCTGGGGAGGAGTCATCCGCGACGACGGAAACATcaagtcag ACGTGTTCCTGACACAGTTCTCGGCGCTGCAGACGTCGCGGTCGGTGCGCACGCGGAGGCTGGCGGCAGCCGAGGAGAACACGGAGGTCACCCGCACCGCCCGCCTGGCGCACATCTTCAAGGAGATCTGTGACATGATCACCAGCTACAAGg ACTCAGCTGGTCAGACCCTTGCTGCTCCACTGGTAAACCTACCCTCAAGAAAGCG GAACACGCAGTACTATGAGAAGGTGTCAGACCCGCTGGACCTGAGTACCATTGAGAAGCAAATCACCACAGGGCACTACAAGACCGTGGAGGCATTTGACACTGACATGCTCAAAGTGTTCCGCAACGCAGAG AAATACTACGGGCGGAAGTCGTCAGTAGGGAGGGACGTGTGCCGGCTGAGGAAGGCCTACTACGGCGCGCGCCATGAAGCCGCTGTCCAGATTGACGAAATCGTCGGAGAAACAGCCAGCGAAGCGGACAGTTCGGATTCGCTGGAGCGAGACCAtgcccatcatcaccaccaccacggaGGGGGCTGGCCGGGCTCACACGACAAGGACGATGACATCATCCGCTGCATCTGCGGCATGTACAAGGACGAGGGCCTGATGATCCAGTGTGAGAAGTGCATG GTGTGGCAGCACTTTGACTGCATGCGGCTGGAGGCAGAGGTGGAACACTACCTGTGTGAGCAGTGCGACCCCCGACCTGTGGACAGG GAGGTGCCAATGCTGCCCCAGCCCAGCTACGCCCAGTCTGGCTCAATCTACTACATCTGTCTGCTGCGAGACGAACTGCTGCTGCACCAAG GTGACTGTGTGTACCTGATGAGGGACAGCAGACGCACCCCAGAGGGACAGCCAGTCAGGCAGTCCTACCGTCTCCTGTCCCATGTCAACAGAGACAAGCTAGACATCTTCCGCATCGAGAAACTCTGGAAGAGTGAAAA GGGTGAGAGGTTTGCCTTTGGCCATCATTACTTCAGGCCCCATGAGACGCACCACTCGCCCTCGCGCCGCTTCTACCACAACGAGCTGTTCCGTGTGCCACTCTACGAGATCATCCCTCTGGAGGCCGTGGTCGGGACCTGCTGCGTCCTCGATCTCTACACCTACTGCAAAG GACGGCCGAAAGGAGTGAAGGAGCAGGACGTGTACATCTGCGACTACCGCCTGGACAAGTCGGCGCACCTCTTCTACAAGATCCACCGCAACCGCTTCCCCGTGTGCACTAAGCCCTACGCCTTCAACCACTTTCCAAAGAGGCTGGCCCCCAAGAGAGACTTCTCA